One window of Dyadobacter sandarakinus genomic DNA carries:
- a CDS encoding alpha/beta hydrolase produces MKKAVLCLSFLISCSLLAQAAIVDTVETYSNAMKKSIKAVVVRPDNYNTASAMPVVYLLHGYSGNYADWITKANDFKSAADRYQMMIVCPDGGFGSWYWDSPADNQWKYETYLSGELVRWIDSKYKTIKDRKGRAITGLSMGGHGALYLAMRHQDIFGAAGSMSGGVDIRPYPNNWDMAKRLGTYAEQPERWERNTVINMLHLLTPNALALMIDCGTEDFFFKVNEKLHEELLYRGIQHDYVTRPGAHNWPYWNNAVKYQLLFMSEFFSRK; encoded by the coding sequence ATGAAAAAAGCAGTTCTATGCCTGAGCTTCCTGATTTCCTGTTCCCTGCTGGCCCAGGCCGCCATCGTTGATACCGTTGAGACGTACAGCAATGCCATGAAAAAGTCGATCAAGGCAGTGGTCGTCAGACCCGATAACTACAATACGGCCAGTGCCATGCCCGTGGTGTACCTCCTGCACGGGTACAGCGGCAACTATGCCGACTGGATTACCAAAGCAAACGATTTTAAGAGTGCCGCAGACCGTTACCAGATGATGATCGTGTGCCCGGACGGCGGATTCGGAAGCTGGTACTGGGACAGCCCGGCGGATAATCAGTGGAAATACGAGACCTATTTGTCCGGAGAGCTCGTGCGCTGGATAGACAGTAAATACAAGACGATCAAAGACCGCAAAGGCCGCGCGATTACCGGGCTGAGCATGGGCGGGCACGGGGCATTGTACCTTGCCATGCGTCACCAGGACATTTTCGGCGCGGCGGGCAGCATGAGCGGGGGAGTGGATATCAGACCTTATCCCAACAACTGGGACATGGCCAAAAGGCTCGGTACCTACGCCGAGCAGCCTGAGCGCTGGGAACGTAACACAGTCATCAACATGCTGCACCTGCTTACGCCCAATGCCCTGGCACTCATGATTGATTGCGGGACCGAGGATTTTTTCTTCAAAGTCAATGAAAAACTGCATGAAGAACTGCTGTACCGCGGCATTCAGCATGACTATGTGACACGTCCCGGTGCCCACAACTGGCCGTACTGGAACAATGCAGTCAAGTACCAGCTGCTTTTTATGAGTGAGTTTTTTAGCCGGAAGTAA
- a CDS encoding lmo0937 family membrane protein, with amino-acid sequence MGNLLYTIAVILVILWLIGYFGFASFGLGNVIHILLVIAVIAIILRVIRGDRVV; translated from the coding sequence ATGGGAAATCTCCTGTACACCATCGCCGTCATTCTGGTTATTCTTTGGTTGATCGGCTACTTTGGTTTTGCCAGCTTCGGCCTGGGCAACGTTATCCATATTCTTCTGGTGATCGCCGTGATTGCGATTATCCTCCGTGTGATCCGCGGCGACAGGGTCGTGTAG
- a CDS encoding arylesterase: protein MNRFANLAMIFTLVAGLISCNTKEKNASEAKADTAAAAAAPPAKKKTIVFFGNSLTAAYGLDDPSLGFAGLIQKRIDSLKLNYKVINAGVSGETTAGGNGRIDWLLKQPLDIFVLELGGNDGLRGIPVSETRKNLQAIMDKVKAKYPAAQIVLAGMQIPPNMGQQYASDFRQVYAALAKENNVKLIPFLLEGVGGESKLNQPDGIHPTAEGHRILAENVWVIIKDLL, encoded by the coding sequence ATGAACCGATTTGCAAACCTGGCTATGATATTCACACTGGTTGCCGGGCTGATTTCCTGTAACACAAAAGAAAAAAATGCCTCGGAAGCAAAGGCAGATACGGCTGCTGCAGCCGCCGCGCCGCCGGCCAAAAAGAAGACGATAGTTTTTTTTGGAAACAGCCTGACGGCCGCCTACGGTTTGGATGATCCATCGCTGGGATTTGCCGGGCTGATCCAGAAGCGCATTGACTCATTAAAGTTGAATTACAAGGTGATCAATGCCGGTGTGAGCGGTGAGACTACCGCCGGCGGCAACGGCCGGATCGACTGGCTGCTGAAACAGCCACTGGACATTTTTGTGCTCGAACTGGGCGGAAATGACGGACTGCGCGGGATACCAGTTTCAGAAACGAGGAAAAACCTTCAGGCGATCATGGACAAGGTAAAAGCCAAGTACCCCGCAGCCCAGATCGTACTGGCCGGAATGCAGATACCGCCCAATATGGGACAACAGTATGCATCGGACTTCAGGCAGGTTTATGCAGCGCTGGCCAAGGAAAATAATGTCAAACTGATCCCGTTTCTGCTGGAAGGGGTAGGAGGCGAGTCAAAGCTCAACCAGCCCGACGGCATTCACCCTACTGCCGAAGGTCACCGCATCCTGGCCGAAAACGTATGGGTGATCATCAAGGACCTGCTCTGA
- a CDS encoding ABC transporter ATP-binding protein — MDTILDLQQVSKIYKSGNRSLTVLDDINFSIPAGSTMSIVGPSGSGKTTLLGLCAGLDRATSGTVALHGTRLNGLSEDQLAAVRNQYVGFIFQNFQLLPTLTALENVMVPLELRGEKNIRPRALDLLDKVGLAERSHHYPTQLSGGEQQRVSLARAFSNEPRILFADEPTGNLDADTSVKVVKLLFDLNKEAGTTLVLVTHDLELAARTQRIVRIKGGKLTSDELNNI, encoded by the coding sequence ATGGATACCATACTCGATCTGCAGCAAGTAAGTAAAATTTATAAAAGTGGCAACCGCTCCCTGACCGTTCTTGACGATATTAATTTTTCGATACCCGCCGGCTCCACCATGTCGATCGTGGGCCCGTCGGGCAGCGGCAAAACAACATTGCTGGGCTTATGCGCCGGCCTCGACCGGGCTACTTCCGGGACGGTGGCATTGCATGGCACCCGCCTCAATGGTCTCAGCGAAGACCAGCTGGCGGCAGTACGCAACCAGTACGTAGGATTTATTTTTCAGAACTTTCAGCTGCTGCCCACGCTTACAGCCCTTGAAAATGTGATGGTACCGCTCGAACTCCGGGGCGAAAAAAACATCAGACCGCGCGCACTCGACCTCCTCGACAAAGTAGGACTGGCCGAGCGGAGCCACCACTACCCTACCCAGCTCAGCGGGGGCGAGCAGCAACGGGTGTCGCTGGCGCGCGCATTTTCCAATGAGCCGCGCATATTGTTTGCAGACGAACCTACCGGCAACCTCGATGCCGATACCAGCGTGAAGGTGGTTAAACTTTTATTTGACCTCAATAAAGAAGCAGGCACTACCCTCGTGCTGGTAACACACGACCTCGAACTGGCTGCCCGAACGCAGCGCATTGTCCGCATCAAAGGCGGAAAGCTTACCTCCGACGAGCTCAACAACATCTGA